The following are encoded together in the Variovorax sp. PBS-H4 genome:
- a CDS encoding beta-sandwich lipoprotein, with protein sequence MKKTLIALALIATLAGCDNDARVASRNLSEAADNFEINRRVVFYNGITGEYILTIEGLCSLEAAHPKISITCKTGVGVFKKHYLGVSNNVTWFIEQLEPAPANVYRYRVVFKPSVIVPDINVKAGF encoded by the coding sequence ATGAAGAAAACCCTGATCGCCCTGGCCCTCATCGCCACCCTCGCCGGATGCGACAACGATGCCCGCGTGGCGTCACGCAACCTGTCCGAAGCCGCCGACAACTTCGAGATCAATCGACGCGTCGTCTTCTATAACGGCATCACCGGCGAGTACATCCTGACCATCGAGGGACTGTGCAGCCTCGAAGCGGCGCACCCAAAGATCTCCATCACCTGCAAGACAGGCGTTGGCGTGTTCAAGAAGCACTACCTGGGCGTGTCGAACAACGTGACCTGGTTCATCGAACAGCTTGAGCCGGCGCCCGCGAACGTGTACCGATACCGGGTGGTGTTCAAGCCGTCGGTCATCGTGCCGGACATCAACGTGAAGGCGGGGTTCTGA
- a CDS encoding DUF7227 family protein, which yields MQALKEPARKAPRSPAAKPVPVTYHFTRVSSNQKTGPIPVTTTSSNSCPPTCSFKSNGCYAEHGPLAIHWRQLDAGKRGYSFDELIEDVLTIRRNALWRHNQAGDLTPSAPGEIDGQLLTRLAIANKGKRGFTYTHYQPTPHNRAAIRTANLMGFTVNLSAETLEQADEYAEIGIAPVVVVLPADATKAVKTPAGRHVIVCPATTGNTDCLNCGICQKQDRTAIVGFPAHGSGAKRAQAVFFMKKE from the coding sequence ATGCAAGCACTCAAGGAACCGGCGCGCAAGGCGCCACGATCACCGGCAGCTAAGCCGGTCCCCGTCACCTACCACTTCACCCGCGTCAGCTCGAACCAGAAGACGGGCCCCATCCCTGTCACCACCACGAGCTCGAACTCCTGCCCACCCACCTGCAGCTTCAAGTCGAACGGGTGCTACGCCGAGCACGGGCCGCTTGCCATCCACTGGCGCCAGCTCGACGCCGGCAAGCGCGGGTACTCGTTCGACGAGCTGATCGAGGACGTGCTCACCATCAGGCGCAACGCTCTGTGGCGGCACAACCAGGCTGGCGACCTGACGCCGTCTGCGCCGGGCGAGATCGACGGCCAGCTGCTCACGCGGCTTGCCATCGCGAACAAGGGCAAGCGTGGGTTCACCTACACCCACTACCAGCCAACGCCGCACAACCGGGCGGCGATCCGCACGGCGAACCTGATGGGGTTCACCGTCAACCTGAGCGCCGAGACGCTCGAGCAGGCCGACGAGTACGCGGAGATCGGCATCGCGCCGGTGGTCGTCGTGCTGCCGGCTGACGCCACCAAGGCAGTGAAGACGCCGGCGGGCCGCCACGTCATCGTCTGCCCCGCCACCACCGGCAATACCGACTGCCTGAACTGCGGCATCTGCCAGAAGCAGGACCGCACCGCGATCGTCGGATTCCCCGCTCACGGCAGTGGCGCCAAGCGCGCGCAGGCCGTGTTCTTCATGAAGAAGGAGTGA
- a CDS encoding Rmf/CrpP family protein, which yields MTEPNYHSQGYSARSNGAQPWDCPHPHDSKAAREWHRGWEDCDWMDFTDDDED from the coding sequence ATGACCGAGCCCAACTACCACAGCCAGGGCTACTCGGCGCGCAGCAACGGCGCCCAGCCCTGGGATTGCCCGCACCCCCACGACAGCAAGGCCGCCCGCGAGTGGCACCGCGGCTGGGAGGACTGCGACTGGATGGACTTCACCGACGATGACGAGGACTGA
- a CDS encoding SNF2-related protein, with protein sequence MTPYEAVRGRFNFPFPLRPYQIEEVNRLSEGNIGVFQYTGQAGAQGDGLHAGHYDEPGTGKTAISTHQMLYQMEFHGVEAYIVLMPPILIPQWARWLRSITRKDDGARLTVTEWVGTPAARQKLDTTSQFFLMSYQMFKNDWERLWELCEDRLVGLNADEGHALKNHESANHKAFYQFAGTERPRMILTGTPLTKPGDAYGLCRLIAPGRYRNRRHFEQLHVLEVDDYDKPIAWGNLDVLAESMRINASRILRRDVQSQLPPVTFTPIAYNLEPAHQKLYERLSVEKLLEYEDGREINALNESALYAALQQIVLNWAYFEDDPGKRPAVLDVIDQVMDEIGEGKKLALAVHFIRSNQFLLGALQKYGAVAVYGDVSPKKKQEAIARFIDDPACRIIQLQPSSAGYGVDGLQHVCSDMLIVEAPTTAPPFWQVVARLDRDGQKEPVNCRIAIANKTVQVRMFKSLLANDAQINSVQRGYQDLKDAVLGVETPAESPAMA encoded by the coding sequence ATGACGCCATACGAAGCGGTCAGGGGGCGGTTCAATTTCCCGTTCCCACTGCGTCCCTACCAGATCGAGGAGGTCAATCGCCTCTCGGAAGGAAACATCGGGGTCTTCCAATACACCGGCCAGGCCGGAGCCCAAGGCGACGGGCTGCACGCCGGCCACTACGACGAGCCTGGCACCGGCAAGACGGCCATCTCCACGCACCAGATGCTCTACCAGATGGAGTTCCACGGGGTCGAGGCGTACATCGTGCTGATGCCGCCCATCCTGATCCCGCAGTGGGCACGCTGGCTGCGCAGCATCACGCGAAAGGACGACGGCGCCCGGCTGACTGTCACCGAGTGGGTGGGCACGCCGGCGGCGCGGCAAAAGCTGGACACGACCAGCCAGTTCTTCCTGATGTCCTACCAGATGTTCAAGAACGACTGGGAGCGCCTGTGGGAGCTGTGTGAGGACCGGCTGGTCGGCCTCAACGCCGACGAGGGCCACGCGCTCAAGAACCACGAGTCGGCCAACCACAAGGCCTTCTACCAGTTCGCGGGCACCGAGCGCCCGCGCATGATCCTGACCGGAACGCCACTGACCAAGCCCGGCGACGCCTACGGCTTGTGTCGACTTATCGCCCCAGGGCGATACCGCAACCGCCGGCACTTCGAGCAGTTGCACGTGCTCGAGGTGGACGACTACGACAAGCCGATCGCCTGGGGCAACCTGGACGTGCTGGCGGAGAGCATGCGGATCAATGCGAGCCGGATCCTGCGGCGCGATGTGCAGTCGCAGCTGCCGCCCGTGACGTTCACGCCGATTGCCTACAACCTCGAGCCCGCCCACCAGAAGCTCTATGAGCGGCTGTCAGTCGAGAAGCTGCTCGAGTACGAGGACGGTCGAGAGATCAACGCGCTCAATGAGTCTGCGCTCTACGCTGCGCTGCAGCAGATCGTTTTGAACTGGGCCTACTTCGAGGACGACCCCGGCAAGCGTCCGGCCGTCCTTGACGTCATCGACCAGGTGATGGACGAGATCGGCGAGGGCAAGAAGTTGGCGCTCGCGGTGCACTTCATCCGATCGAACCAGTTCCTGCTCGGCGCGCTGCAGAAGTACGGCGCCGTCGCGGTGTACGGCGACGTCTCGCCCAAGAAGAAGCAGGAGGCGATCGCGCGCTTCATCGACGATCCGGCGTGCCGGATCATCCAGCTGCAGCCCTCCTCCGCCGGCTACGGGGTGGATGGCCTGCAGCACGTGTGCTCCGACATGCTGATTGTCGAGGCGCCGACCACGGCACCCCCGTTCTGGCAGGTGGTGGCCCGACTTGACCGGGACGGACAGAAGGAGCCCGTCAACTGCCGGATTGCAATTGCCAACAAAACCGTGCAGGTGCGGATGTTCAAGAGCCTGCTGGCCAACGACGCACAGATCAATTCGGTGCAGCGCGGCTACCAGGACCTGAAGGACGCCGTGCTGGGAGTCGAGACTCCGGCAGAGTCTCCGGCCATGGCGTGA
- a CDS encoding NrdR family transcriptional regulator, whose protein sequence is MKCAVCGKPTRVLETRAGEHGTVQRRRECSNSNPHRFTTFEIEEPAFRNVAYRVGRYARARDARVELWRRDEEIIRDPRSSRQLAAVYGLHPGHIRRIRRLQI, encoded by the coding sequence ATGAAGTGCGCAGTTTGTGGGAAGCCTACGCGCGTTCTAGAGACCCGAGCTGGAGAGCACGGCACCGTGCAGCGTCGTCGTGAGTGCTCCAACTCCAACCCGCACCGCTTCACCACTTTCGAGATCGAAGAGCCGGCCTTTCGCAATGTCGCGTACAGAGTCGGCCGATATGCCAGGGCGCGCGATGCTCGCGTTGAACTCTGGCGCCGGGACGAGGAAATCATCAGAGACCCCAGGTCGTCGCGGCAACTCGCCGCGGTCTATGGGCTTCACCCAGGACACATCCGGCGGATTCGCCGGCTGCAAATCTGA
- a CDS encoding DUF2528 family protein, giving the protein MTLRRFSISDRNDNQVTIEIDTDVLTEDLAHEVNNFLSGAKERLAGFDDEDIYACVAMMAAHRALLMMMADGGALFPTCDSQRSDAWTADLLKEEGMPSAGVRIASAYVEVPDFDELEVHEE; this is encoded by the coding sequence ATGACCCTGAGACGATTTTCCATTTCCGATCGCAACGACAACCAGGTCACGATCGAGATCGACACCGACGTGCTGACCGAGGACCTGGCGCACGAGGTCAACAACTTCCTGAGCGGTGCCAAGGAGCGCCTGGCCGGGTTCGACGACGAGGACATCTACGCCTGCGTCGCGATGATGGCCGCGCACCGCGCGCTGCTGATGATGATGGCTGACGGCGGCGCGCTGTTTCCGACCTGCGACAGCCAGCGGTCCGATGCGTGGACCGCCGACCTTCTGAAGGAGGAAGGCATGCCCTCGGCGGGCGTCCGCATCGCCAGCGCCTACGTGGAGGTGCCCGACTTCGACGAGCTGGAGGTGCACGAGGAATGA
- a CDS encoding YadA-like family protein, with the protein MKHTLIAIAALVSISAFATGNQGHQPQGNGHHVVIKNGPKGDPGAPGAPGLNGRDGRDGTNGRDGATGPAGPAGRDGIDGQSITGPAGRDGRDGIDGANGRDGIDGAPGVVPEDVVTVQQMTGAVAQSNAATAAQINSVRGEIRGVAKSAYSGVAGALALQMPTINPHKVDALVMRLGVGSYKGHSAVGISFRKSNRAGDLSFTGGLSVGSGGTGIALGVEKSF; encoded by the coding sequence ATGAAGCACACCCTCATCGCAATCGCCGCCCTCGTCTCCATCTCCGCCTTCGCCACCGGCAACCAGGGGCACCAGCCGCAGGGCAACGGCCACCACGTCGTCATCAAGAACGGCCCGAAGGGCGACCCCGGCGCGCCCGGCGCGCCGGGCCTGAACGGACGGGATGGCCGCGACGGAACGAACGGACGTGACGGAGCAACGGGACCTGCCGGGCCCGCTGGCCGTGATGGCATCGACGGCCAGTCGATCACCGGCCCAGCCGGCCGCGACGGGCGCGACGGCATCGACGGAGCCAACGGGCGAGACGGCATCGACGGCGCGCCCGGCGTCGTGCCGGAAGACGTCGTGACCGTGCAGCAGATGACCGGCGCAGTCGCGCAGTCGAACGCCGCCACCGCCGCGCAGATCAACAGCGTGCGCGGCGAGATCCGCGGCGTCGCGAAGTCCGCCTACTCCGGCGTGGCCGGCGCGCTTGCCCTGCAGATGCCCACCATCAACCCGCACAAGGTCGACGCCCTGGTGATGCGCCTGGGTGTGGGCTCGTACAAGGGCCACTCCGCCGTCGGCATCAGCTTCCGCAAGTCGAACCGCGCCGGCGACCTGTCGTTCACCGGCGGCTTGTCGGTGGGCAGCGGTGGCACGGGCATCGCGCTGGGCGTCGAGAAGTCGTTCTGA
- a CDS encoding DUF2958 domain-containing protein, protein MNLWTPEQLAAMVANNAESRSNDNCDHYPVVKLFTPDAGATWLLTEIDEEEDLAFGLCDLGLGYPELGYVSISELRELRGRLGMPIERDISFVAKKPLSEYAKEAIRAGVIVT, encoded by the coding sequence ATGAACCTGTGGACCCCTGAGCAACTGGCCGCGATGGTGGCCAACAACGCTGAGTCTCGATCGAACGACAACTGCGACCACTACCCGGTGGTCAAGCTGTTCACCCCGGACGCTGGCGCCACCTGGCTGCTCACCGAGATCGACGAGGAGGAAGACCTCGCCTTCGGCCTGTGCGACCTTGGCCTCGGATACCCGGAGCTTGGCTACGTCTCGATCAGCGAACTGCGCGAGCTGCGCGGCAGGCTGGGGATGCCGATCGAGCGCGACATCTCCTTCGTGGCCAAGAAGCCTCTGAGCGAGTACGCGAAGGAAGCAATCCGCGCAGGGGTGATCGTCACATGA
- a CDS encoding phage protein NinX family protein, which produces MKVQTSALAGRPLAYAVALADGYEFVRNPDDLILIMKKPTGGFWAWFDNYGIEDEALSIIERERIHLCPIFYNDAPAWQSWIDQSDQTANFGPTAAIAAMRCFVASRLGEEVDIPDELLPAA; this is translated from the coding sequence ATGAAGGTCCAAACCTCAGCCCTAGCCGGCCGCCCACTTGCCTACGCCGTGGCGCTGGCTGATGGCTACGAGTTCGTTCGGAACCCCGATGACCTGATCCTCATCATGAAGAAGCCGACAGGCGGCTTCTGGGCCTGGTTCGACAACTACGGCATCGAGGACGAGGCCCTCTCGATCATCGAGCGAGAGCGCATCCACCTCTGCCCGATCTTCTACAACGACGCGCCCGCGTGGCAGAGCTGGATCGATCAGAGCGACCAGACGGCCAACTTCGGCCCCACCGCTGCCATCGCCGCCATGCGCTGCTTCGTCGCCTCGCGCCTCGGCGAAGAGGTCGACATCCCCGACGAGCTGCTCCCCGCAGCCTGA
- a CDS encoding ATP-dependent DNA ligase codes for MHDSDHTFAFLERLGATKSKNEKLAILATADETTKDLMHRAMNPFITYGVAKVHFPAPGVSAIAEGHITMLERLASRELSGNAAKQAIDKAMGSLTAGSQQVLARIITKDLKCGTGTTLINEVWPGLIPKFAVQLSEVYDPKRVKSWPVAFQRKLDGMRAVAIVDPDKGTVDMVSREGRPLPALDPIAEVLRAGVGMFAKWLEKPIFLDGEATSGSFNDTVSQVRRKSKDAEDAVFNIFDVFGPGGSQLPLEQRLTLVDSIVTAYNTPRIGRVAVQYCHSDDEVQAAVNREWDAGEEGGMVKILDAPYELKRGYHWMKVKGYDSAEFEVLAVFEGTGQYVGTAGGFVVRLENGEECRVAGITEALRAEIWNNPNVIGRLIEVGFHERTPSGSLRHPRFVKFRDTLTGERE; via the coding sequence ATGCACGACTCCGACCACACCTTCGCCTTCCTCGAGCGCCTCGGCGCGACGAAGAGCAAGAACGAGAAGCTCGCGATCCTGGCCACCGCCGACGAGACCACCAAGGATCTGATGCACCGCGCGATGAACCCATTCATCACGTACGGCGTGGCCAAGGTCCACTTCCCGGCGCCCGGCGTCAGCGCGATTGCCGAGGGCCACATCACGATGCTCGAACGGCTTGCCTCGCGGGAGCTGTCCGGCAACGCCGCGAAGCAGGCGATCGACAAGGCGATGGGATCGCTCACCGCTGGCAGCCAGCAGGTGCTGGCGCGCATCATCACCAAGGACCTGAAGTGCGGCACCGGCACGACGCTGATCAACGAGGTCTGGCCTGGGCTGATCCCGAAGTTCGCGGTCCAGCTGAGCGAGGTCTACGACCCGAAGCGCGTCAAGTCCTGGCCGGTGGCGTTTCAGCGCAAGCTCGACGGCATGCGCGCTGTCGCCATCGTCGACCCCGACAAGGGCACGGTCGACATGGTGAGCCGCGAAGGGCGCCCGCTGCCCGCGCTTGACCCGATCGCCGAGGTCCTGAGGGCAGGCGTCGGCATGTTCGCGAAGTGGCTCGAGAAGCCCATCTTCCTGGACGGCGAGGCCACCAGCGGCAGCTTCAACGACACGGTCAGCCAGGTGCGCCGCAAGTCGAAGGACGCCGAGGACGCCGTCTTCAACATCTTCGACGTGTTTGGCCCGGGCGGCTCGCAGCTGCCGCTGGAGCAGCGCCTGACGCTGGTCGACTCGATCGTGACCGCCTACAACACCCCGCGCATCGGGCGCGTGGCGGTCCAGTACTGCCACTCCGACGACGAGGTCCAGGCCGCGGTGAACCGCGAGTGGGACGCGGGCGAGGAAGGTGGCATGGTCAAGATCCTGGACGCGCCCTACGAGCTCAAGCGGGGCTACCACTGGATGAAGGTGAAGGGCTACGACTCGGCCGAGTTCGAGGTCCTGGCCGTCTTCGAAGGGACCGGCCAGTACGTCGGCACCGCCGGCGGCTTCGTCGTGCGGCTGGAGAACGGCGAGGAGTGCCGCGTCGCCGGTATCACCGAAGCGCTGCGCGCCGAGATCTGGAACAACCCCAACGTGATTGGCCGCCTGATCGAGGTCGGCTTCCACGAGCGAACCCCCTCGGGCTCGCTGCGACACCCCCGGTTCGTGAAATTCCGGGACACACTCACCGGAGAAAGGGAATAA